From a single Desulfosalsimonas propionicica genomic region:
- a CDS encoding (Fe-S)-binding protein: MTNDDEKIPESSSEETTEPEEVTQLPIHKLDISRLIELDACTSCGECLRWCPVYDQDASENIVPRRKVIDFLKIARDQNGLLGKILRNDKAPELLKSILTKLFNYKKMTQKDVESFVANLYECSTCGQCEEICPAHIDTVNLWEDLREIIVDAGYGPLEAQKALEKSVKAYDNPWQQPRAGRTKWARRAKKDKLVPNEPRSIKNGGKVLLFLGCTAAYDANVKQVAINTVNILEALDVDYGTLGKDEKCCGSVLLRMGDPEHKRLFEQNIEQFNNLGIETLISSCSGCFKTIMQDYPKVGELNFEVLHTVEFLVRLLRQGKLKFPYSVNRTVTYHDPCHLGRACRVFEAPRIIMDAIPGLKLIEMPRNKQYSRCCGAGGGLKAGYPDIQNKMAQRRVKEAEETGADELVSCCPFCYQGLQVGINALSSHMVMKDMSAYVAEALLGYDVFEKATKDAEAAKKKKEADKLAKEKEKAKAENDEEDKSAEKKKKAL; the protein is encoded by the coding sequence ATGACTAATGACGACGAAAAAATTCCTGAATCTTCATCTGAAGAAACAACAGAACCCGAAGAAGTTACACAACTTCCAATTCATAAATTGGATATATCCAGATTAATTGAACTGGACGCCTGTACAAGCTGTGGTGAATGCCTAAGATGGTGCCCGGTCTATGATCAAGATGCATCGGAGAACATTGTTCCCCGGAGAAAGGTTATTGATTTTCTCAAAATAGCCAGGGATCAAAACGGGTTACTGGGAAAAATACTGAGAAATGATAAAGCTCCTGAACTTTTGAAAAGCATATTAACAAAGCTATTCAATTATAAAAAAATGACCCAAAAGGACGTTGAGAGCTTTGTGGCGAATCTGTATGAATGTTCCACCTGCGGGCAATGTGAAGAAATTTGTCCAGCACATATTGACACAGTGAATCTATGGGAAGACTTAAGGGAAATAATCGTTGATGCAGGCTATGGACCTCTTGAAGCCCAGAAGGCTCTGGAAAAAAGCGTAAAAGCCTATGACAATCCATGGCAACAGCCTCGTGCCGGACGGACCAAATGGGCAAGAAGAGCCAAAAAAGACAAGTTGGTTCCCAATGAACCGAGATCCATTAAAAATGGCGGCAAAGTGCTTCTGTTTTTGGGCTGCACTGCAGCCTATGACGCCAACGTAAAACAGGTAGCCATTAATACAGTGAATATCTTAGAAGCGCTGGATGTCGATTACGGCACATTGGGAAAAGATGAAAAGTGCTGTGGCAGTGTCCTTTTGAGGATGGGAGACCCGGAGCATAAACGCCTTTTTGAACAAAATATTGAACAGTTTAACAATCTTGGGATTGAAACACTGATATCTTCATGTTCAGGGTGTTTCAAGACAATTATGCAGGATTATCCAAAGGTGGGTGAGCTCAATTTTGAAGTGCTGCATACCGTGGAATTTCTTGTACGGCTTTTGAGACAAGGGAAATTAAAATTTCCTTATTCGGTAAATCGCACGGTTACGTATCATGATCCTTGTCACCTGGGCAGAGCCTGTAGAGTATTTGAAGCCCCCCGCATAATTATGGATGCCATCCCTGGGCTTAAACTTATTGAGATGCCGCGCAATAAACAATATTCAAGGTGCTGTGGCGCTGGTGGCGGTCTGAAAGCCGGATATCCGGATATTCAAAACAAAATGGCACAAAGACGCGTTAAGGAGGCAGAAGAAACCGGAGCCGATGAATTGGTTTCTTGCTGTCCTTTTTGCTACCAAGGCCTTCAAGTGGGTATTAATGCACTTAGTTCCCATATGGTAATGAAAGACATGTCAGCCTATGTTGCTGAAGCTCTTCTGGGCTATGATGTTTTTGAAAAAGCGACAAAAGACGCAGAAGCGGCAAAGAAAAAGAAAGAAGCGGATAAATTGGCAAAGGAAAAGGAAAAAGCAAAGGCCGAAAATGATGAAGAGGATAAATCTGCCGAAAAAAAGAAAAAAGCCTTATGA
- a CDS encoding respiratory nitrate reductase subunit gamma, whose translation MDFKTFISATSGFFLILILSSHSFGQNQEIQINNNQIPEMSELQEEESLECMECHREANIDSNEGVLSSQAFCLDCHKEKDCITEKDGIELSLQLTRETFIKNLPIHQYVACTECHTDVARSPHRTETGSQCTGCHSVHGEAAAHAPHLRVECQACHFKSEHVKLDKSDHMIKLAQENNAGKPISLVEHKLADTSDEESCQKCHSLDNSVGAPAAVLPSKGAICILCHAAPLKIGHWMFGAALLVFLGGLLLCFRSWFQGNVQGESESLSRKINLSSESVWSTVFSKQFFSIVKIFILDILLQRRILKESVSRWSMHSLIFLSILLRFALGLFTAAIFTANPDNGVAIALIDKNAPFTAFTYDLLGLLILFGIIWSVIKRFIVKPEYVVSEYKDNIALVIIGALIVLGFVLEGARILVAGVPASIAGYAFVGYPLSKCFAIFGQEWWASFYSVLWYLHAGVGALFIAWLPFGKMRHIFTVPLTYFIEAVSKVKRGEADSPQRQQ comes from the coding sequence ATGGATTTTAAAACCTTCATCTCTGCTACTAGTGGTTTTTTTTTAATCCTAATTTTGTCTTCTCACAGTTTTGGCCAAAATCAGGAAATACAGATAAATAATAATCAAATCCCTGAAATGTCCGAACTGCAAGAGGAAGAATCTCTTGAATGCATGGAATGCCATCGGGAAGCGAACATTGATTCCAATGAAGGTGTCCTTTCATCACAGGCTTTCTGCCTTGATTGTCACAAGGAAAAAGACTGCATTACAGAAAAAGATGGCATAGAGCTCAGTTTACAGCTTACCAGAGAAACCTTTATTAAAAACTTACCGATTCATCAATATGTCGCTTGTACAGAATGTCATACAGATGTCGCTCGCTCTCCTCATAGAACCGAAACCGGCTCTCAATGCACGGGATGTCACTCCGTTCACGGTGAAGCAGCCGCGCACGCCCCCCACCTTCGTGTTGAATGTCAGGCGTGTCATTTCAAGTCCGAACATGTCAAACTAGACAAGTCGGATCATATGATCAAGCTTGCTCAAGAAAATAATGCAGGAAAACCCATCAGCTTAGTGGAACATAAATTGGCTGACACATCTGACGAGGAATCCTGTCAAAAATGTCACTCCCTGGACAATTCTGTTGGCGCTCCTGCCGCAGTGCTTCCTTCGAAAGGCGCCATCTGCATATTATGCCACGCCGCTCCACTTAAAATAGGCCATTGGATGTTCGGAGCTGCGCTCCTGGTTTTTCTTGGAGGGCTGCTTTTATGCTTCAGGTCCTGGTTTCAAGGCAATGTGCAGGGCGAAAGCGAATCGCTTTCTCGTAAAATCAATCTAAGCTCTGAGTCGGTCTGGTCCACTGTTTTCTCCAAACAATTCTTTTCCATAGTAAAAATCTTCATTCTCGATATTTTGCTTCAGAGAAGAATTCTCAAGGAGAGCGTAAGCAGATGGTCCATGCATTCATTGATTTTTCTATCCATTTTGCTCCGTTTTGCCCTTGGCCTTTTTACGGCCGCAATCTTTACTGCAAACCCAGACAATGGTGTTGCCATAGCACTGATAGACAAAAACGCACCTTTTACCGCTTTTACCTACGATCTTTTGGGTTTGCTCATTTTGTTCGGCATTATTTGGTCCGTTATTAAAAGATTTATTGTAAAGCCTGAGTATGTTGTTTCTGAATACAAAGACAATATCGCCCTTGTGATCATTGGAGCGCTTATCGTGTTAGGATTTGTTCTTGAGGGGGCAAGAATACTTGTTGCCGGTGTACCTGCCTCAATTGCCGGATATGCTTTTGTTGGGTATCCTCTTTCAAAATGCTTCGCAATATTCGGGCAGGAATGGTGGGCATCTTTTTATTCAGTTCTTTGGTATCTGCATGCCGGAGTCGGCGCCTTGTTTATTGCCTGGCTGCCGTTTGGGAAGATGCGCCATATTTTTACCGTCCCGCTTACTTATTTTATTGAAGCTGTATCCAAGGTAAAAAGGGGAGAAGCCGATAGCCCACAGCGTCAACAATAA
- a CDS encoding formate dehydrogenase subunit gamma, with translation MTKNQENPETVQRFNVLHRLLHIVVFVSFIILAITGFSLSFAHNGFARFLTSILGGADGIGGIHRFFATFFYIGVLIHLLWLIFYKLGLKGRLTGPNTMTPGKKDISDIYQNLRYIFGRGTPPLFNRFSYLQKLDYWAVMLGMQSMGITGLIMWYPEFFTSFLPGYAVNIAFHFHFHEAVLAVLYIGFVHMTDTHLDPEVFPIEKSIFNGKKQSGLYTSEQQLE, from the coding sequence ATGACAAAGAATCAGGAAAATCCAGAAACTGTTCAGCGCTTCAACGTTTTGCACAGGCTGCTGCACATTGTCGTCTTTGTAAGCTTTATAATCCTCGCTATAACAGGATTTTCGCTGAGTTTTGCGCATAACGGATTTGCCCGTTTTTTAACTTCCATTTTAGGGGGTGCGGATGGCATAGGCGGCATACATCGGTTTTTTGCAACCTTTTTTTACATAGGCGTTCTCATACACCTTTTATGGCTTATTTTTTACAAGCTGGGCCTCAAGGGGAGACTTACGGGTCCGAATACCATGACACCGGGTAAAAAAGATATCTCAGACATTTACCAAAACCTGAGATATATCTTTGGACGCGGGACCCCTCCATTGTTTAACCGGTTCAGTTATCTTCAGAAACTTGATTATTGGGCTGTAATGTTGGGCATGCAGAGCATGGGTATCACCGGCCTTATCATGTGGTATCCCGAATTTTTTACGTCATTCCTGCCAGGTTATGCAGTCAATATTGCGTTTCATTTTCATTTTCATGAAGCTGTGCTGGCAGTCTTGTACATCGGATTTGTTCACATGACGGATACACATCTTGATCCCGAGGTTTTCCCCATTGAAAAATCCATTTTCAACGGAAAAAAGCAAAGCGGGCTTTATACAAGTGAACAGCAATTGGAGTAA
- a CDS encoding multiheme c-type cytochrome translates to MGILQFHSMIKQKILTLSTIQVFILVCCAIMPLTFYSEARAENSLLQESNWFVEMDRFSDSAHTGINCEECHGTMTENDSEHPDPEDPDYLKTDPKRNFDYQLCEKCHKKTYERYKKGEHAKALEEEKKTGDVSETGHAPTCGDCHSAHYAPAHLSRTQIGMNMTETCGECHTSQKKSYLKNFHGKTAVYLENERSAYCTDCHGAHECISLEEETKALNACRRCHPEAEKAFTNVIIHESQAEVEKKSDSKRQSLKIVYVMGSISLIFVVALLTLLYSHSFLLLLRKIHEKLRKH, encoded by the coding sequence TTGGGAATATTACAATTTCACTCTATGATAAAGCAGAAAATTTTGACGTTGAGCACGATCCAGGTTTTTATTTTGGTCTGCTGTGCAATTATGCCTTTAACTTTTTATTCAGAAGCCAGGGCTGAGAACTCGCTTCTGCAAGAGTCTAACTGGTTTGTGGAAATGGATCGGTTTTCGGACTCGGCACATACAGGTATAAATTGTGAGGAATGCCACGGAACCATGACAGAGAACGACTCAGAGCATCCGGATCCCGAGGATCCGGACTACCTTAAAACAGATCCCAAAAGAAATTTCGACTATCAGCTGTGTGAAAAATGTCACAAAAAAACCTATGAAAGATATAAAAAAGGCGAGCATGCCAAAGCCCTTGAAGAAGAAAAGAAAACCGGAGACGTTTCAGAAACCGGGCATGCTCCGACATGCGGCGATTGTCATTCTGCACATTATGCTCCTGCCCATCTTTCAAGGACGCAAATCGGCATGAACATGACGGAAACATGCGGCGAATGCCATACTTCGCAGAAAAAAAGCTATCTCAAAAACTTTCACGGCAAAACAGCGGTTTATCTGGAAAACGAGCGGTCTGCATATTGTACAGACTGTCATGGCGCCCATGAATGTATTTCCCTGGAAGAGGAAACCAAGGCGTTAAATGCATGCCGCAGATGCCATCCTGAAGCCGAAAAAGCCTTCACCAACGTCATTATTCATGAGTCCCAGGCGGAAGTGGAAAAGAAAAGCGACAGTAAAAGGCAAAGCCTTAAAATTGTATATGTGATGGGATCCATTTCATTAATATTTGTTGTAGCTCTATTAACTCTTCTTTATAGTCATTCATTTTTGTTACTTTTAAGAAAAATTCACGAAAAATTAAGGAAACATTAA
- a CDS encoding BPL-N domain-containing protein, with protein sequence MESKESHFFPLQNFACEGLRKAKIGIYAGKGASHSWLWFVDLFQKKEFLNLSFLDEELIRQKDYLKALDVLIVSGGDTFAVAEALKKDGAYQIQSFVENGGIYIGSCAGAYLPMNSSKEPLNLFNFVNVKITNLAKLLPETLRQSYKSFVLYGCDYLFHPVREAVNLKVANNLYDNDVIEFNAPLYGGPGMTYDHPEHIVAYYDDFTNKTSFLVNRETAEHTLIRKAAVIRVPYNKGCFYLMGPHLEHPDYKDANDFLTNVLLGELSEALRKAPQHHLSNPKKVSNLQVVSGQAASKIIRNMKSELSNSRIAASGLEFVSVSWLIGKKVYAPDKIRVFLESMWKRIKLLEKIEKLVARPGMLSFIVGNMGYLSTDLRQIKNAVDQNIESLDLAVCMFERLQKVSINFFDVVFKSLRESQL encoded by the coding sequence ATGGAATCCAAGGAATCTCATTTTTTCCCATTGCAAAATTTCGCTTGCGAAGGACTACGTAAGGCGAAAATAGGAATTTATGCAGGAAAAGGGGCATCTCACTCCTGGTTGTGGTTTGTGGATCTGTTTCAAAAAAAAGAATTTTTGAATCTTTCTTTTCTTGATGAGGAATTGATCCGGCAAAAAGATTACTTAAAGGCATTGGATGTCTTGATAGTCTCTGGAGGAGACACTTTTGCAGTCGCTGAAGCTCTGAAAAAAGATGGAGCATATCAAATTCAAAGCTTTGTAGAAAATGGGGGGATTTATATTGGCTCCTGCGCAGGGGCATACCTTCCGATGAATTCTTCAAAGGAACCTTTGAATTTGTTTAACTTCGTTAATGTAAAAATAACGAATTTGGCTAAACTGCTCCCTGAAACTTTACGCCAGAGCTACAAATCATTTGTTTTATACGGGTGTGATTACCTTTTTCATCCTGTCAGGGAAGCGGTTAATCTGAAAGTGGCGAATAATCTCTACGACAATGACGTCATAGAGTTTAATGCCCCTTTGTATGGTGGACCGGGAATGACTTATGACCACCCGGAACATATTGTCGCTTATTATGATGATTTTACAAATAAAACTTCATTTCTGGTTAACCGGGAAACGGCTGAACACACTTTAATCAGGAAAGCCGCAGTGATAAGGGTCCCGTATAACAAAGGATGCTTTTATCTTATGGGGCCTCATCTGGAACACCCGGATTACAAGGATGCCAATGATTTTTTAACAAACGTTCTGTTGGGGGAGCTTTCCGAGGCGTTAAGGAAAGCCCCCCAACATCATTTGTCTAATCCAAAGAAGGTAAGCAACCTCCAAGTTGTTTCCGGCCAGGCTGCAAGCAAAATCATTAGAAATATGAAAAGCGAGCTGAGCAACTCTAGAATTGCCGCTTCCGGACTGGAATTTGTTTCAGTCAGTTGGCTGATCGGAAAAAAAGTGTATGCCCCGGATAAAATAAGGGTGTTTCTTGAGTCCATGTGGAAAAGAATAAAACTTCTTGAAAAAATAGAAAAATTAGTGGCCCGCCCTGGGATGCTTTCCTTTATAGTTGGAAATATGGGGTATCTTTCCACAGATCTCAGACAAATTAAAAATGCAGTTGATCAAAACATAGAGTCCCTTGACCTGGCAGTATGCATGTTTGAACGTCTTCAAAAAGTATCCATCAACTTTTTTGATGTCGTCTTCAAGTCCTTAAGGGAAAGTCAGCTTTAA
- a CDS encoding aldehyde ferredoxin oxidoreductase N-terminal domain-containing protein, with protein MEYLSTDKILIVDLATSESEEEEVEESLVSSKIGGAGITKYLYEKYQDDDPIVIGTGLLTGTTYPASATSVMTAKSPVTGKICHCPVIFKVGVEIKYSGYDYIVVKGAANSPVYLWIHDGVADIMDASNIWGKDVWESTDYLRGFAGDDLLQTMLIGKAGENQLDQAQVCFNHWSSPDRFGIGKIFGSKNLKGFAFRGMGLLDAADPESFLSRSLEILKDIKKNDFISKKGIGELGDAIGNHDLSEWLAPIVHRHSADYFTPYATITGLFMDEDPNLVEETKVQEPGVLVTDINALNSCKNLGLSAENAGRFLKACAKYGIDPLAVTTLSGKSSLDELQGAFDGLTGTLEYEGKAVFSPWAPLKPIFNDFGLSDDRDEVISWWERRQAIALIFGIHPLFILMSPEITEENLLELANIGTDLDIGLEALNEVVSYVSEPA; from the coding sequence ATGGAATACTTATCAACCGATAAAATTTTAATTGTTGATTTGGCGACATCAGAATCCGAGGAAGAAGAAGTGGAAGAAAGCCTGGTATCGAGCAAAATCGGTGGGGCAGGCATCACCAAATACCTTTATGAAAAATATCAGGACGATGATCCCATTGTAATTGGTACTGGCCTGCTCACCGGGACAACCTATCCCGCTTCCGCAACGAGTGTCATGACCGCAAAGAGCCCTGTTACCGGGAAAATCTGTCACTGCCCTGTTATTTTTAAGGTCGGTGTTGAAATCAAGTACTCCGGATATGATTACATTGTAGTGAAAGGCGCCGCGAACTCCCCGGTTTATCTGTGGATACATGATGGGGTGGCGGATATCATGGATGCAAGCAATATTTGGGGAAAGGATGTCTGGGAATCGACAGACTACCTTAGGGGCTTTGCCGGTGATGATCTTCTACAAACTATGCTGATCGGCAAGGCAGGTGAAAACCAATTAGACCAGGCTCAAGTCTGCTTTAATCATTGGAGCAGCCCGGATCGATTTGGGATAGGAAAAATTTTTGGAAGCAAAAATTTGAAAGGATTTGCTTTCAGGGGAATGGGTCTTTTAGACGCTGCAGATCCTGAGAGTTTTCTTTCCCGCTCCCTTGAAATTCTGAAAGACATTAAGAAAAACGATTTCATCAGCAAAAAGGGTATTGGCGAATTGGGGGATGCTATTGGAAACCATGACCTCTCCGAGTGGCTGGCCCCTATTGTGCATAGGCACAGTGCCGATTATTTTACGCCCTATGCAACCATTACCGGCTTGTTTATGGACGAAGACCCCAACCTTGTTGAAGAAACAAAGGTTCAAGAACCCGGTGTACTTGTCACAGATATTAACGCCCTGAACAGTTGTAAAAATTTGGGTTTGTCTGCGGAAAATGCTGGCCGATTTCTGAAAGCATGCGCCAAATACGGCATTGATCCACTGGCTGTTACAACGCTTTCCGGCAAAAGTTCATTGGATGAACTCCAGGGAGCTTTTGATGGGTTGACAGGCACCCTCGAATATGAGGGCAAAGCCGTATTTAGCCCTTGGGCACCCCTTAAACCGATCTTCAACGACTTTGGCCTCTCTGACGATCGCGATGAAGTGATATCTTGGTGGGAAAGAAGACAGGCGATTGCCCTTATCTTCGGCATTCACCCTTTGTTTATCCTTATGTCCCCTGAAATCACAGAAGAAAATCTTTTGGAGCTGGCCAATATTGGCACTGATCTTGATATTGGCTTAGAGGCATTAAACGAAGTCGTTAGCTATGTTAGCGAACCGGCTTAA
- a CDS encoding 4Fe-4S binding protein has translation MNIRIDALKCINCMACEMACSFHRDDGFAFLSSSIMAYRAREKKDYFGVLLKEEENLITARPEGIDISRIGEEADPDKEADASAKPILLREGCDLCEEMEDYGPLCVVICPVDAITCEE, from the coding sequence ATGAATATCCGAATTGACGCTTTAAAATGTATCAATTGCATGGCATGTGAAATGGCATGCAGTTTTCACAGAGATGATGGATTCGCTTTTCTATCTTCCTCAATTATGGCCTACCGAGCGCGTGAAAAAAAGGATTACTTTGGTGTTCTTCTTAAGGAAGAAGAAAATTTGATTACAGCGCGTCCAGAAGGCATTGACATTAGCCGAATAGGTGAAGAGGCCGATCCTGATAAAGAAGCAGATGCGTCAGCAAAACCAATACTTCTTAGGGAAGGTTGTGATCTATGTGAAGAGATGGAGGATTATGGCCCTCTGTGCGTAGTAATCTGTCCCGTGGATGCGATTACTTGTGAAGAATAA
- a CDS encoding ferritin-like domain-containing protein — protein sequence MPLKGFGVILTFAETIETENKDFYLQGTSQLPEGEVKSFLYELIKEKEKQIKQVQRVRRENVAEMILEPVEGFTRDRFLVNLSGVNAADPGAVVETARKIEERNLNYYREAAKKMKSHPEVASALQQLEKKQKKLLSKMDSL from the coding sequence ATGCCATTGAAGGGTTTTGGAGTCATTTTAACGTTCGCCGAAACGATTGAAACAGAAAATAAGGACTTTTACCTCCAGGGGACATCGCAATTACCGGAGGGTGAAGTGAAATCCTTTCTTTACGAATTGATAAAGGAAAAAGAAAAGCAAATTAAACAGGTCCAGAGGGTGCGCAGGGAAAATGTCGCAGAAATGATTCTGGAGCCGGTAGAGGGTTTTACCCGGGATCGCTTTCTCGTTAATCTAAGTGGTGTAAATGCTGCAGACCCTGGTGCAGTTGTCGAAACTGCACGTAAAATTGAGGAACGCAACCTTAATTACTACAGGGAAGCGGCAAAGAAGATGAAATCTCACCCTGAAGTGGCATCAGCCTTACAGCAGCTTGAAAAAAAACAAAAGAAGCTCTTAAGCAAGATGGACAGTCTATAA
- a CDS encoding CoA-acylating methylmalonate-semialdehyde dehydrogenase: protein MAVTKLKNYIDGEWVESESTEIGNITCSATGEMIAEVPYSTAKEVDQAVNAAQEAFEAWRTTPPLARARYFFRLKDAFEENFEDISKTLTTELGKAIDEARGEVRRMIENVEHCTGVTTMQCGYTIEDIARGIDCAGHRQPLGVFACIPPYNFPAMVPWWFLPYAVVTGNTYLVKPSEQVPMTQTKIFEVIDDVGFPNGVINMVHGSKDVVNGILDNPNIQGVSFVGSTPTAKYIYKRCGETGKRVQSLGGAKNIVAVMPDANLEASMPSLITSFFGCAGQRCLSGSILVPVGDNADDFINKYVERVKAMKIGDPLNEDVDMGPVVSEEHKKKVLGYIEKGIEEGAELILDGRNCQVEGYPDGYYVGPTIFDHVTPDMTIAKDEIFGPVVSIVRVKTLDEAIELANSRGFANAACIYTQDGGAVRKFKYNVKPSMIGINIGIAAPMSFFPFGGAGESFFGDIKGHGQEIFQFFTDTKVLIERWF from the coding sequence ATGGCAGTAACAAAACTGAAGAATTACATTGACGGAGAATGGGTTGAATCTGAATCTACTGAAATCGGAAACATTACGTGTTCAGCTACCGGCGAAATGATAGCAGAGGTACCTTATTCGACAGCGAAAGAGGTAGACCAAGCTGTTAATGCCGCCCAGGAAGCGTTTGAGGCCTGGAGAACGACTCCTCCCCTGGCCCGCGCCAGATATTTTTTCCGGCTAAAAGATGCCTTTGAAGAAAATTTTGAGGATATTTCAAAAACTCTCACCACCGAGCTGGGTAAAGCGATAGACGAAGCCCGTGGCGAAGTCCGCAGGATGATAGAAAATGTAGAGCACTGCACCGGAGTCACCACTATGCAGTGCGGGTACACAATTGAGGATATTGCAAGGGGAATCGACTGCGCCGGCCACAGACAGCCTTTGGGAGTTTTCGCGTGTATTCCCCCATACAATTTTCCTGCTATGGTCCCCTGGTGGTTTCTTCCCTATGCAGTCGTCACAGGCAACACTTATCTTGTGAAGCCTTCAGAGCAAGTTCCCATGACTCAGACGAAAATTTTTGAAGTAATAGATGATGTTGGTTTTCCCAATGGGGTCATCAATATGGTTCACGGGTCAAAGGATGTCGTAAATGGCATACTAGACAATCCGAATATTCAGGGTGTATCGTTTGTGGGGTCTACCCCAACTGCAAAATACATCTACAAAAGATGTGGAGAAACAGGAAAGCGTGTACAGTCCCTGGGGGGGGCTAAAAATATCGTTGCTGTTATGCCAGACGCAAATCTGGAAGCCAGTATGCCCTCATTGATTACTTCCTTTTTTGGATGTGCGGGACAGAGATGCCTTTCCGGCTCTATCCTGGTGCCAGTTGGGGATAACGCCGATGATTTTATAAATAAATATGTCGAGCGGGTGAAAGCCATGAAAATAGGAGACCCATTAAATGAAGATGTTGATATGGGTCCTGTGGTGAGTGAAGAGCACAAGAAAAAAGTTCTTGGGTATATCGAAAAGGGAATAGAAGAAGGCGCCGAACTCATCCTTGATGGCAGAAACTGCCAGGTTGAGGGATATCCTGATGGATATTATGTAGGCCCGACAATATTTGATCATGTTACCCCGGATATGACCATCGCGAAAGATGAGATATTCGGTCCTGTTGTAAGCATTGTGCGTGTAAAAACCCTTGATGAGGCGATTGAATTGGCCAATTCACGTGGTTTCGCCAATGCGGCTTGCATTTATACCCAAGACGGCGGTGCCGTGCGAAAATTTAAATATAATGTCAAGCCAAGTATGATCGGTATTAATATAGGCATTGCCGCCCCAATGAGCTTTTTCCCGTTTGGCGGTGCCGGGGAATCATTCTTTGGTGATATCAAGGGGCACGGCCAGGAAATTTTTCAATTTTTCACTGACACCAAAGTACTTATTGAACGCTGGTTTTGA
- a CDS encoding arginase family protein codes for MNLSMPGSVDQQIYFFGCPFDCDEQYDSIQEKCNGMGALQKNPDPLDGVLEILRNKEYQFDFREAGKIEVPSWLLPNPAAEDRSSLTTKNFTAFIDKGGCLEMAQKVRSFVTGEILPSSGIPCLVGIDHSLTGGAYKAVSDYYGKENVSLLVIDTHTDAIPMSAHADAIQYDIDINPSSVYDPKDPYLYDRPDSYNASSFLYHMLQSDDVIPQNLFIMGVSDYPEKKTFRIKDDRIQRYTSAFSSLKRKGCKIVTKKDCQFGFNKLKTIISNISTAYVYISVDMDIGAANAVNGVRFLNWKGLDERMIFQLINEICEVFNRNVKLAGMDIVEINPRKAGEQSHNGKDKTYEIAAEIIKKIGTKQRIKNKQ; via the coding sequence ATGAATCTTTCCATGCCGGGTTCCGTGGATCAACAGATATATTTTTTTGGATGTCCTTTTGATTGCGACGAGCAGTATGATTCCATACAGGAAAAATGCAATGGGATGGGAGCGTTGCAAAAAAATCCTGATCCACTCGACGGCGTGCTGGAAATTTTGCGAAACAAGGAATATCAGTTTGATTTCCGCGAGGCTGGCAAAATTGAAGTGCCGTCCTGGTTGTTACCCAATCCTGCAGCAGAGGATCGTTCAAGTCTAACAACAAAAAACTTTACCGCCTTTATTGATAAGGGTGGTTGCCTGGAAATGGCACAAAAGGTTAGATCGTTTGTAACAGGTGAGATTCTTCCCTCCTCCGGTATACCTTGCTTGGTAGGCATTGACCATTCACTAACAGGGGGTGCTTACAAAGCCGTCTCGGATTACTACGGGAAGGAAAATGTTTCGCTTTTGGTCATTGACACGCATACCGATGCCATCCCCATGTCTGCACATGCAGATGCAATACAGTACGATATTGATATAAACCCTTCATCTGTATATGATCCAAAGGACCCTTATCTTTACGATCGACCGGATTCCTACAATGCCAGTTCCTTCCTTTATCATATGCTGCAAAGTGACGATGTCATTCCCCAAAACCTTTTTATTATGGGCGTTTCAGATTATCCCGAGAAAAAAACATTTCGCATAAAAGACGATAGAATCCAAAGATATACATCTGCATTTAGCTCATTAAAACGAAAAGGATGTAAAATCGTAACCAAAAAAGATTGTCAGTTCGGATTTAATAAACTCAAAACGATAATCAGTAACATTTCAACGGCTTATGTATATATTTCTGTTGACATGGATATTGGCGCCGCCAATGCTGTAAATGGGGTTAGATTTCTTAACTGGAAGGGATTAGATGAGCGAATGATATTTCAGCTTATCAATGAAATCTGTGAAGTTTTCAACCGAAATGTAAAACTGGCTGGCATGGATATTGTCGAGATAAACCCGAGAAAAGCTGGTGAACAATCTCATAACGGTAAAGATAAAACATATGAAATTGCTGCAGAGATAATCAAAAAAATCGGAACTAAGCAACGCATCAAAAATAAACAATAA